From a region of the Coregonus clupeaformis isolate EN_2021a unplaced genomic scaffold, ASM2061545v1 scaf3233, whole genome shotgun sequence genome:
- the LOC123489739 gene encoding interferon a3-like isoform X2: MCSLESESPRLCMQSVCHCCDWIRHHYGHLSAEYLSLLDQMGGDITKQNAPVFFPTSLYRHIDDAEFEDKVRFLNETIYEITKLFDGNMNAVTWDKKNLDDFLNIIERQFENLNSCVSNESILKCNHC, translated from the exons ATGTGTAGTCTGGAAAGTGAAAGTCCCCGCCTCTG TATGCAGAGCGTGTGTCATTGCTGTGACTGGATCCGACACCACTACGGACACTTGAGCGCAGAATACCTTTCCCTGCTGGACCAGATG GGAGGAGATATCACAAAGCAGAATGCCCCTGTCTTTTTCCCAACATCACTTTACAGACACATAGATGATGCTGAG TTTGAGGACAAAGTCAGGTTCCTGAACGAGACCATCTATGAAATCACAAAACTGTTTGATGGGAATATGAACGCTGTCACCTGGGACAAGAAAAACCTGGATGATTTCCTCAACATTATTGAACGCCAATTTGAGAACCTTAATTCCTGTGTAAGTAACGAGTCTATTTTAAAGTGTAATCactgttga
- the LOC123489739 gene encoding interferon a3-like isoform X1 — MYTMQSWTCIFLIICSMQSVCHCCDWIRHHYGHLSAEYLSLLDQMGGDITKQNAPVFFPTSLYRHIDDAEFEDKVRFLNETIYEITKLFDGNMNAVTWDKKNLDDFLNIIERQFENLNSCVSNESILKCNHC; from the exons ATGTATACAATGCAGAGTTGGACGTGTATTTTTCTTATTATTTGCAGTATGCAGAGCGTGTGTCATTGCTGTGACTGGATCCGACACCACTACGGACACTTGAGCGCAGAATACCTTTCCCTGCTGGACCAGATG GGAGGAGATATCACAAAGCAGAATGCCCCTGTCTTTTTCCCAACATCACTTTACAGACACATAGATGATGCTGAG TTTGAGGACAAAGTCAGGTTCCTGAACGAGACCATCTATGAAATCACAAAACTGTTTGATGGGAATATGAACGCTGTCACCTGGGACAAGAAAAACCTGGATGATTTCCTCAACATTATTGAACGCCAATTTGAGAACCTTAATTCCTGTGTAAGTAACGAGTCTATTTTAAAGTGTAATCactgttga